One Thermococcus alcaliphilus DNA segment encodes these proteins:
- a CDS encoding HemK2/MTQ2 family protein methyltransferase, whose protein sequence is MIYRGLKIKLHPQVYEPAEDTFLLAESLKVKEGDVALDVGTGTGIIVLLMAKKAKFVLGVDINPLAVELAKENARLNGITNVEFRQSDLFENVEGKFDIITFNAPYLPGEPEEPIDLALVGGESGREVLDRFLEGFPHYLKENGVVQIVQSSITGIEETLKKLESKGFIAEITAKERYFFEDIVVITARRA, encoded by the coding sequence ATGATTTATCGTGGTCTCAAAATTAAGCTCCATCCTCAGGTTTATGAGCCCGCTGAGGACACTTTTTTGCTAGCTGAGAGTCTGAAGGTTAAAGAAGGGGACGTTGCCCTTGATGTAGGCACTGGAACCGGGATAATAGTCCTTTTAATGGCCAAAAAAGCCAAGTTCGTTCTTGGAGTGGATATCAATCCACTTGCAGTTGAGCTTGCAAAAGAAAACGCAAGGCTAAACGGTATAACCAATGTCGAGTTCAGGCAGAGCGATCTTTTTGAGAACGTTGAAGGGAAGTTTGACATAATAACATTCAACGCCCCATATCTCCCGGGCGAACCGGAAGAACCTATAGACCTTGCCTTGGTTGGAGGAGAGAGCGGGAGAGAAGTCCTTGACAGGTTTCTTGAAGGGTTTCCCCATTATCTCAAAGAAAATGGAGTCGTTCAGATAGTTCAGTCTTCAATAACCGGCATAGAGGAGACTCTAAAAAAGCTTGAATCCAAGGGCTTCATTGCAGAAATAACGGCTAAGGAGAGATATTTCTTTGAGGATATTGTGGTTATCACGGCTAGGCGAGCCTGA
- a CDS encoding 30S ribosomal protein S27ae has protein sequence MAKKPSQKWKLYEVKDGKVTRKNRFCPRCGPGVFMANHKDRWTCGRCGYTEWKK, from the coding sequence ATGGCCAAGAAGCCCTCCCAAAAATGGAAGCTTTATGAAGTCAAGGATGGAAAAGTTACAAGAAAGAACAGGTTCTGCCCAAGATGCGGTCCCGGTGTTTTCATGGCAAACCACAAGGACAGATGGACCTGCGGTAGATGCGGATACACAGAGTGGAAGAAGTGA
- the spt4 gene encoding transcription elongation factor subunit Spt4, producing MTEKACRHCHYITNEDRCPVCGSRDLSDEWFDLVIILDPENSKIAQRLGVKVPGKYAIRVR from the coding sequence ATGACCGAAAAGGCTTGCAGGCACTGTCACTACATAACTAACGAAGATCGATGCCCCGTTTGCGGAAGTAGGGATTTGAGTGATGAATGGTTTGACCTCGTCATAATTCTTGATCCCGAAAATTCCAAAATAGCTCAAAGGCTCGGAGTGAAGGTTCCAGGGAAATACGCCATAAGGGTCAGGTAG
- a CDS encoding GTP-dependent dephospho-CoA kinase — MSREFYFKLTEDLRKELKNPIGRLIKGEMPQPYLISRRELENAPYLVTVGDVVTENVLRLGIKPSIAIYDHKTKRREYEPDIELGAVVLTTKNPPGTITKALLNAIKKSFELAKRGRRVYIKVNGEEDLAAIPAVLYAPEGTLVVYGQPDEGIVLIKVTPECKRRCAQLLRKMEVVYDGD; from the coding sequence ATGTCTCGGGAATTTTACTTTAAACTCACAGAAGACCTCAGGAAGGAGCTTAAAAACCCTATAGGTAGGTTAATCAAGGGAGAAATGCCGCAGCCTTACCTAATCTCCCGGAGAGAACTTGAGAATGCACCTTATTTAGTTACAGTTGGAGATGTGGTCACTGAAAATGTCCTCAGGCTTGGTATAAAGCCCTCTATCGCTATCTACGATCACAAAACTAAGAGGAGGGAATATGAACCAGACATTGAGCTTGGAGCGGTTGTGCTAACTACAAAAAATCCGCCTGGAACAATAACGAAAGCTTTATTAAATGCTATCAAAAAGTCCTTTGAACTTGCCAAAAGGGGAAGAAGGGTCTACATAAAGGTAAACGGTGAGGAGGATTTAGCCGCCATTCCGGCCGTCCTCTATGCCCCTGAGGGGACGTTGGTGGTTTACGGGCAGCCGGATGAGGGGATAGTACTTATAAAGGTCACACCCGAATGTAAGCGCAGATGCGCTCAACTGCTTAGAAAGATGGAGGTGGTTTACGATGGAGATTAG
- a CDS encoding 30S ribosomal protein S24e gives MEIRVIETKENKLLGRKEIYFEVIHEGEPTPSRKDVKGKLVAMLDLNPETTVIQYIRSYFGSRVSKGYAKAYESKERMLYIEPEYILRRDGILQEGEGE, from the coding sequence ATGGAGATTAGGGTTATCGAGACTAAAGAAAACAAGCTCCTCGGAAGAAAGGAAATATACTTCGAGGTCATCCACGAAGGTGAGCCAACTCCTTCAAGGAAAGATGTTAAAGGAAAGCTCGTTGCAATGCTCGACCTAAACCCAGAGACAACGGTTATTCAGTACATAAGAAGCTACTTCGGAAGTAGAGTCAGCAAGGGCTATGCTAAGGCTTATGAAAGCAAAGAAAGGATGCTTTACATAGAGCCCGAGTACATCCTGAGGAGAGATGGGATACTACAAGAAGGAGAAGGGGAGTGA